TTGTGCCAGTCACTGGCTTATGGATGGCATCAATTGGGATTGTCGGTTTAGCACTGAACCTGCGGGCTTATGACTTCGTTTCCCAAGAATTACGGGCAGCAGAAGACCCAGAGTTTGAAACTTTCTATACCAAAAACATTTTGCTGAACGAGGGTATCCGCGCTTGGATGGCTCCTCAAGATCAGCCACACAAACAATTCGTATTCCCAGAGGAGGTTCTACCGCGTGGTAACGCTCTCTAATAGACCAACTGTATTAGGCGGCGGACGTGACCAAGAATCCACAGGCTTTGCTTGGTGGTCTGGTAACGCTCGTTTAATTAACTTATCTGGTAAACTGCTTGGCGCTCACGTAGCCCATGCTGGTTTGATTGTATTTTGGGCGGGAGCGATGACTTTGTTTGAAGTCGCTCACTTCATTCCGGAAAAACCCATGTACGAGCAGGGCTTGATCCTGCTACCTCACCTCGCCACCCTTGGATGGGGCGTTGGTGCTGGTGGTCAAATTTTCGACACCTTTCCCTACTTTGTTGTTGGTGTACTTCACCTGATTTCTTCAGCTGTACTGGGTTTTGGCGGTATCTATCATGCTGTCCGTGGCCCAGAAACCTTAGAAGAATATTCCTCCTTCTTTGGCTATGACTGGAAAGACAAGAACAAGATGACTAACATCATCGGGTTCCACCTGATCATCCTGGGATGTGGTGCGCTCCTGTTGGTGCTGAAGGCAATGTTCTTTGGCGGTGTTTACGATACCTGGGCCCCAGGTGGTGGTGATGTTCGTGTAATTACTAACCCGACATTAAACCCGGCTGTAATCTTTGGTTATCTGATTAAGGCTCCCTTCGGTGGCGAAGGTTGGATTATCAGCGTCAATAACATGGAAGATATCATCGGTGGTCACATCTGGATTGCCCTGATGTGTATTTCTGGTGGTATCTGGCACATCTTCACCAAGCCTTTTGCATGGGCGCGTCGTGCGTTCATCTGGTCTGGTGAGGCTTACCTTTCCTACAGTTTGGGCGCTCTTTCTTTGATGGGCTTCATCGCCTCTGTCATGGTTTGGTTTAACAATACTGCTTATCCCAGCGAATTCTTTGGTCCTACTGCTTCTGAAGCTTCTCAAGCTCAAGCTTTGACCTTCTTGATTCGTGACCAACGCTTAGGTGCTAACGTCGGTTCTGCACAAGGCCCCACAGGTCTGGGTAAATACCTGATGCGCTCTCCTACTG
This Nodularia sp. LEGE 06071 DNA region includes the following protein-coding sequences:
- the psbC gene encoding photosystem II reaction center protein CP43; the protein is MVTLSNRPTVLGGGRDQESTGFAWWSGNARLINLSGKLLGAHVAHAGLIVFWAGAMTLFEVAHFIPEKPMYEQGLILLPHLATLGWGVGAGGQIFDTFPYFVVGVLHLISSAVLGFGGIYHAVRGPETLEEYSSFFGYDWKDKNKMTNIIGFHLIILGCGALLLVLKAMFFGGVYDTWAPGGGDVRVITNPTLNPAVIFGYLIKAPFGGEGWIISVNNMEDIIGGHIWIALMCISGGIWHIFTKPFAWARRAFIWSGEAYLSYSLGALSLMGFIASVMVWFNNTAYPSEFFGPTASEASQAQALTFLIRDQRLGANVGSAQGPTGLGKYLMRSPTGEIIFGGETMRFWDFQGPWLEPLRGPNGLDLDKVKNDIQPWQARRAAEYMTHAPLGSLNSVGGVATEINSFNYVSPRAWLATSHFVLGFFFLIGHLWHAGRARAAAGGFERGINRETEPVMFMDDID